The following coding sequences lie in one Raphanus sativus cultivar WK10039 unplaced genomic scaffold, ASM80110v3 Scaffold4626, whole genome shotgun sequence genomic window:
- the LOC130507491 gene encoding probable receptor-like protein kinase At5g20050: protein MEDKKANIIATITILTLLLVIIAARVYLKLSKTFYLLAGVDVSLILAVFCFLAIRNRYNREKKLLESRYISEGRELRIEYSFLRKVAGVPTKFKLDDLEEATDGFRIQIGKGGSGSVFKGVLKDGSQVAVKRIEGEEKGEREFRSEVAAIASVQHKNLVRLYGYSSVNRYRFLVYEYIPNSSLDVWIFPGRGGSRRLGGCLTWDQRYQVAIDVAKALSYLHNDCRSKILHLDVKPENILLDEDYRAVVTDFGLSKLVARDESRVVTEIRGTCGYLAPEWLLEHGISEKSDVYSYGIVLLEMIGGRRSISRVENKNKKNGKKKKKLEYFPRIVMEKMRERRVMEIVDQRLIEAKEVNDEGQVMKLVYVALWCIQEKAKNRPDMAMVIEMLEGRVHVNEPPDSKLVVVDLLAAAGGDDDDDVDVTTGVRRVVEIPRLHIQRERHFRFPSVCSSLVSPVSPR from the coding sequence TCGCCACCATCACCATCCTAACCCTCCTCCTCGTCATAATCGCCGCCCGTGTCTATCTAAAACTCTCCAAGACCTTTTACCTCCTCGCCGGCGTCGACGTCTCCTTGATCCTCGCCGTGTTCTGCTTCCTCGCGATCCGAAACCGTTACAACAGAGAGAAGAAGCTCCTCGAATCAAGATACATCTCCGAGGGAAGAGAGCTCAGGATCGAGTACAGCTTCCTCCGGAAAGTCGCCGGAGTCCCGACGAAGTTCAAGCTCGACGATCTCGAAGAAGCCACCGACGGGTTCCGGATCCAGATCGGGAAAGGCGGGTCGGGTTCGGTGTTCAAAGGTGTTTTAAAAGACGGAAGCCAAGTGGCCGTGAAGAGGATCGAAGgagaagagaaaggagaaagagagTTTAGGTCAGAGGTAGCCGCTATAGCTTCCGTGCAGCACAAGAATCTAGTTCGGCTTTACGGTTATTCGTCTGTTAACCGTTACAGGTTCCTCGTCTACGAGTATATACCGAACTCGTCTCTCGACGTGTGGATCTTCCCGGGCAGAGGAGGAAGCAGAAGACTCGGAGGATGCTTGACTTGGGACCAAAGGTACCAAGTTGCGATAGATGTAGCGAAAGCCCTGTCTTATCTTCACAATGACTGTCGGTCCAAGATCTTGCATCTCGACGTTAAGCCGGAAAACATTCTCCTCGACGAGGATTATAGAGCGGTGGTGACGGACTTCGGACTGTCCAAGCTGGTCGCTAGAGATGAGAGCCGAGTTGTGACGGAGATACGCGGCACGTGCGGGTATCTAGCGCCGGAGTGGCTTCTGGAACACGGTATCTCCGAGAAGTCTGATGTTTATAGTTACGGGATCGTGTTGCTAGAGATGATCGGAGGGAGGAGAAGTATATCGAGGGTagagaacaagaacaagaagaacgggaagaagaagaagaagttggagTATTTTCCGAGGATTGTGATggagaagatgagagagaggAGAGTGATGGAGATCGTGGATCAACGGTTGATAGAAGCCAAGGAGGTTAATGATGAAGGGCAAGTGATGAAGTTGGTATATGTGGCGCTTTGGTGTATACAGGAGAAGGCTAAGAATAGGCCTGATATGGCTATGGTGATTGAGATGCTTGAAGGGAGAGTTCATGTGAATGAGCCGCCTGATTCCAAACTTGTTGTGGTCGATCTTTTGGCGGCAgctggtggtgatgatgatgatgatgttgatgtaACTACAGGTGTGAGAAGGGTTGTGGAGATACCAAGATTGCATATTCAGAGGGAGAGGCATTTTCGTTTTCCGTCTGTTTGCTCTAGTCTCGTATCTCCAGTTTCTCCACGTTAG